Proteins encoded in a region of the Rhizobium sp. CC-YZS058 genome:
- a CDS encoding cobyrinate a,c-diamide synthase yields the protein MSGLLIAAPSSGSGKTTITLGLLRALRRRGVTVAPGKAGPDYIDPAFHSAASGRACLNYDPWAMAPPHLIAQARRASAAAEILVIEAMMGLFDGARDGSGSAADLAATLGLPVVLVVDCGRMAQSVAALVGGYRSFRADIRVAGVILNKVGGDRHEAMLRAALDTIAIPVLGIIGRNAALALPERHLGLVQAGEHAGLESFIDGAADAVAAGCDLEALLALGAAARMPLADFGDYLPLPPLGQRIAIAADVAFAFTYEHVLAGWRRAGAEILPFSPLADEAPDERADAVYLPGGYPELHAGRLSAADRFRAGMQAAATRGAAIFGECGGYMTLGEGLIGADGTRHAMLGLLPLTTSFAERRRHLGYRRLTPLGGAPFDAPLMGHEFHYATIVSEGAADRLFAVTDAAGTDLPPAGLRRGAVAGSFMHLIDRAEA from the coding sequence TCCTGATTGCAGCTCCGTCTTCCGGCTCGGGGAAAACGACGATCACGCTCGGGCTGCTGCGCGCGCTCCGCCGGCGCGGCGTCACTGTGGCGCCCGGCAAGGCCGGGCCGGATTACATCGATCCCGCCTTCCACAGTGCCGCCTCGGGCCGCGCCTGCCTGAACTACGACCCCTGGGCCATGGCGCCGCCGCATCTGATCGCCCAGGCGCGGCGGGCGAGCGCTGCGGCAGAGATCCTGGTGATCGAGGCGATGATGGGCCTCTTCGACGGCGCCCGCGACGGCAGCGGTTCTGCCGCCGATCTCGCCGCCACGCTTGGCCTGCCGGTCGTGCTCGTCGTCGATTGCGGCCGCATGGCGCAGTCGGTCGCCGCGCTCGTCGGCGGCTATCGCAGCTTCCGCGCCGATATCCGTGTCGCGGGCGTCATCCTCAACAAGGTCGGTGGCGACCGTCACGAGGCCATGCTGCGGGCTGCGTTGGACACCATCGCCATTCCGGTGCTCGGCATCATCGGCCGAAATGCGGCGCTGGCGCTGCCGGAGCGGCATCTGGGCCTCGTGCAGGCGGGGGAACATGCGGGGCTGGAGAGCTTCATCGATGGCGCCGCGGATGCGGTTGCGGCCGGCTGCGATCTTGAGGCGCTGCTGGCGCTCGGCGCGGCGGCCCGCATGCCGTTGGCCGATTTCGGCGATTATCTGCCGCTTCCGCCGCTCGGCCAGCGGATCGCGATCGCCGCCGATGTCGCCTTTGCCTTTACCTACGAGCATGTGCTGGCCGGCTGGCGCCGCGCGGGCGCGGAAATCCTGCCCTTCTCGCCGCTCGCCGACGAGGCGCCGGACGAGCGGGCCGATGCCGTCTATCTGCCGGGCGGCTATCCGGAGCTTCATGCCGGCCGGCTCTCCGCTGCGGATCGCTTCCGCGCCGGCATGCAGGCGGCCGCCACACGCGGTGCGGCGATCTTTGGCGAATGCGGGGGCTACATGACGCTCGGCGAAGGGCTGATTGGCGCGGACGGCACGCGCCACGCCATGCTCGGCTTGCTGCCGCTCACCACCAGCTTTGCCGAACGGCGGCGCCACCTGGGCTACCGCCGATTGACGCCGCTCGGCGGTGCCCCTTTCGATGCACCGTTGATGGGGCACGAGTTCCATTACGCCACCATCGTCAGCGAAGGCGCGGCAGACCGCCTTTTCGCGGTGACCGATGCCGCCGGCACGGACCTGCCGCCGGCGGGCTTGCGCCGGGGTGCCGTGGCCGGGTCCTTCATGCATCTGATCGACCGGGCCGAGGCCTGA